One Brevibacterium spongiae DNA segment encodes these proteins:
- a CDS encoding S1 family peptidase, with the protein MQKKLVQSSLALAAATALGLGGAFVAAPAAADSPELTQQTAQKAAKSISVVNAFGFDNGTLHLGVENEEDIDSAEIEKLQKKYGADNVVVQAGISEVKAHAAGDLVGGAGYLMNVPSSGGLGACSTGFSGWNDQGDPVVLTAGHCAEDTAESGEDLGSTEIADTERPKSAPAVGGEGGEPAGIGSIGSWGYNKYGSPVEPGDETGSEGDIDFAVINVDDSKYNVKTGVTDWTSADSDDLGAKLATDITKVGAHTEGTVEKSGRTTGLTEGKVIPRERAPFDYMNVSERWVHGFAVESSVDDPFSQPGDSGGAVFQGETAVGVISGGGPAEWSDGTPFQLGWVADLDYSLEQSGQSINFEDPTEEPPGDDDKDADASAAADGDDADASAAADGKDADASAAADGKDADASAAAEGDDAEASADADGKDDDASAAADGDDADASAAADGKDDEADSDADGDEKPEAPQVGDQTVVEGGKITGKAAPNAEVNLTWKPVGANAGSAQAAPAEGTATVKTDADGNFSAEAPAEAGDYAYSATVTANGQTSEATNFTVTVQAAERKLTVDPKEISASDFVQKDKGVQVTAEGFEEGENVTLEVVAGPENVEGITLEETANADGVVGFSIYGTSAEDAEAYLGKYDLEVTGDNDTEDESALTGSFQVVADEDGNGGGNDGDDNGNDDGNGDGGSDLPRTGAELTGLAAGAGLLLVGGAAVVLTMRRKKNN; encoded by the coding sequence ATGCAGAAGAAACTCGTGCAGAGTTCGCTGGCGCTGGCAGCAGCGACAGCACTCGGCCTCGGCGGCGCATTCGTCGCTGCTCCCGCAGCGGCGGATTCGCCGGAGCTCACCCAGCAGACTGCGCAGAAGGCCGCGAAGTCCATTTCCGTAGTCAACGCCTTCGGATTCGACAACGGCACTCTTCACCTCGGTGTCGAAAACGAAGAAGATATCGATTCGGCAGAGATCGAGAAGCTCCAGAAAAAGTATGGTGCTGACAACGTCGTCGTCCAGGCCGGAATCTCCGAAGTCAAGGCCCACGCCGCTGGCGATCTGGTCGGTGGCGCTGGCTACCTCATGAACGTCCCGAGCAGTGGCGGACTCGGTGCCTGCTCGACCGGATTCTCAGGATGGAACGATCAGGGCGATCCAGTCGTGCTGACTGCCGGCCACTGTGCCGAGGACACGGCGGAGTCCGGGGAAGACCTCGGCTCGACCGAGATCGCCGATACCGAGCGTCCCAAATCTGCTCCTGCAGTCGGCGGCGAGGGCGGCGAACCTGCCGGAATCGGCTCCATCGGCTCCTGGGGATACAACAAGTACGGCAGCCCCGTCGAGCCCGGAGACGAGACCGGCAGTGAAGGCGACATCGACTTCGCCGTCATCAATGTCGATGATTCGAAGTACAACGTCAAGACCGGAGTGACGGACTGGACGTCCGCCGACAGTGATGACCTCGGCGCGAAACTCGCCACCGACATCACCAAGGTCGGAGCTCACACTGAGGGCACTGTGGAGAAGTCCGGTCGCACGACCGGACTCACCGAAGGCAAGGTCATCCCTCGCGAGCGGGCGCCGTTCGACTACATGAACGTCAGTGAGCGTTGGGTGCATGGATTTGCCGTTGAGTCGTCTGTCGACGATCCGTTCTCACAGCCGGGTGACTCCGGCGGCGCAGTCTTCCAGGGAGAAACAGCCGTCGGCGTGATCTCCGGTGGCGGACCTGCTGAATGGAGCGACGGCACCCCCTTCCAGCTCGGCTGGGTTGCTGACCTTGATTATTCGCTCGAACAGTCGGGCCAGTCGATCAACTTCGAAGATCCCACAGAGGAACCCCCAGGCGACGACGACAAGGATGCAGACGCTTCGGCCGCTGCCGATGGCGATGACGCAGATGCTTCTGCCGCCGCCGACGGTAAAGATGCTGACGCCTCCGCGGCTGCAGATGGCAAGGATGCAGATGCATCCGCTGCCGCCGAAGGCGACGACGCTGAAGCTTCGGCCGACGCCGACGGCAAGGACGACGACGCTTCGGCCGCTGCCGATGGCGACGACGCTGACGCATCCGCTGCCGCAGACGGCAAGGATGACGAAGCCGATTCCGACGCTGACGGTGACGAGAAGCCCGAAGCGCCCCAGGTCGGCGACCAGACCGTCGTCGAAGGCGGAAAGATCACCGGTAAGGCCGCTCCGAACGCTGAAGTGAACCTGACCTGGAAGCCTGTCGGCGCCAACGCCGGTTCCGCTCAGGCCGCACCGGCCGAGGGCACCGCCACGGTCAAGACCGATGCTGACGGAAACTTCTCAGCCGAGGCTCCTGCCGAGGCTGGCGACTACGCCTACTCCGCCACGGTGACCGCAAACGGACAGACCTCGGAGGCCACCAACTTCACGGTGACCGTCCAGGCTGCCGAGCGCAAGCTGACTGTCGACCCGAAGGAGATCTCTGCTTCGGACTTCGTCCAGAAGGACAAGGGCGTGCAGGTCACCGCTGAAGGCTTCGAAGAGGGCGAGAACGTCACCCTCGAGGTTGTTGCCGGTCCGGAAAACGTCGAGGGCATCACCCTCGAGGAGACCGCCAATGCTGACGGAGTCGTCGGATTCTCGATCTACGGCACCAGTGCTGAAGACGCCGAGGCCTACCTCGGCAAGTACGACCTCGAGGTCACCGGCGACAACGACACCGAGGACGAGTCCGCTCTGACCGGTTCGTTCCAGGTCGTTGCCGACGAAGACGGCAACGGCGGCGGCAACGATGGTGACGACAACGGCAACGACGACGGAAACGGTGACGGTGGATCCGATCTGCCTCGCACCGGTGCCGAGCTGACTGGCCTCGCGGCCGGAGCCGGACTCCTCCTCGTCGGTGGAGCCGCCGTTGTTCTGACGATGCGTCGCAAGAAGAACAACTGA